One genomic segment of Caloranaerobacter ferrireducens includes these proteins:
- the udk gene encoding uridine kinase, producing the protein MINLKRPILIGITGGTGSGKSTVAQEIFNSLPEKNIVIIEQDSYYKDQSHLTFEERIKTNYDHPLAFDNDLLIKHLNDLLEGKSIEKPIYDFEAHNRKKETVRVEPKDIIILEGILILDDERIRNLLDIKIFVDTDADIRIIRRITRDIKERGRTLESVIEQYLTTVRPAHMQFIEPSKKYADIIIPEGGYNKVAIDLMVTKIKSIIAQKQKL; encoded by the coding sequence GAAAAGACCAATTTTGATAGGTATTACAGGTGGAACTGGCTCGGGCAAGAGTACAGTAGCTCAGGAGATTTTTAATTCTTTACCAGAAAAGAATATTGTGATTATTGAACAGGATTCATATTATAAGGATCAAAGCCATTTAACTTTTGAAGAAAGAATAAAAACAAATTATGATCATCCATTAGCTTTTGATAATGATTTGTTAATTAAACACTTAAATGATTTACTTGAGGGCAAATCAATTGAGAAACCAATTTATGATTTTGAGGCACACAATAGAAAAAAAGAGACAGTGAGAGTAGAACCTAAAGATATAATAATATTAGAAGGAATTCTAATACTAGATGATGAAAGAATAAGAAATCTACTAGATATAAAGATATTTGTTGATACAGATGCAGATATTAGAATTATTAGACGAATTACAAGGGATATAAAAGAACGAGGTAGAACGCTAGAATCTGTAATCGAACAATACTTAACAACAGTAAGACCAGCACATATGCAGTTTATTGAACCTAGTAAAAAATATGCTGATATAATTATACCTGAGGGAGGGTATAATAAAGTAGCTATAGATTTAATGGTTACAAAAATTAAATCAATAATAGCACAAAAACAAAAATTATAA
- a CDS encoding peptidoglycan D,D-transpeptidase FtsI family protein: MKWKRKLIFFYCTVLFIFGLIVVRLFYIQIIKGEEYKKAAIRQRTMEVQIKPSRGMIFDRNLIPLTNKDKIRTMFIFKNIYSEKELSKILETLVDKNIIEKYTMLSKSDVIEIPLDSEVSELKDLKGIYIEDKIKRYDKTNILSHVIGYINKSENKGESGIERAFDNILKLDDSYGKVALVVDGKKKVIPGIGLIDTLKKTSKKATSVKLTIDYNIQKIVEKVMDSENKNGAVIVADVKSGDILAMVSRPNFNQDNVAKYFNSSNMELYNKAIQVSYPPGSLFKIIVLAAALQSGKIDLNKKYFCKGYEEVGNIKIACHSYKEGGHGELNLEEAFYKSCNSVFIQIGKTVGAKKIIQTARKFGFGELVDVGLLEEVKGNLPGGDDILGPAIGNISIGQGSIEVTPLQITNMIITIANNGIMKDMSIVDSLVTENGYIIKKMKRNKPKRVLEPYYAKLIQEYMEKVVTLGTAKNISMDEIGGAAGKTGSAQAVYNKKKTIHAWFAGYFPKKNPKYAITVLIENGISGGKTAAPIFEKIAKEIQKIE; encoded by the coding sequence ATGAAGTGGAAAAGAAAATTAATATTTTTTTATTGTACTGTATTGTTTATTTTTGGATTAATTGTTGTCAGGTTATTTTATATTCAAATTATTAAAGGAGAAGAATATAAAAAAGCTGCAATAAGACAGAGAACTATGGAAGTTCAGATCAAACCTTCTAGAGGTATGATTTTTGATAGAAATTTAATACCTTTAACAAATAAAGATAAAATTAGAACTATGTTTATATTTAAAAATATATACAGTGAGAAAGAATTATCAAAAATATTAGAAACTTTAGTTGATAAAAATATTATTGAAAAATATACAATGTTAAGCAAGAGTGATGTAATTGAAATTCCACTAGATAGTGAAGTTAGTGAATTAAAAGATTTAAAAGGAATTTATATTGAAGATAAAATCAAAAGATACGATAAGACAAATATATTGTCACATGTTATTGGTTATATTAATAAGAGTGAAAATAAGGGAGAAAGTGGTATTGAAAGAGCTTTTGATAATATATTGAAATTAGATGATTCATATGGAAAAGTAGCTTTAGTTGTTGATGGGAAAAAGAAAGTAATACCGGGAATTGGGTTGATAGATACACTAAAGAAAACAAGTAAAAAAGCTACTAGTGTAAAACTAACAATTGATTATAATATTCAAAAAATTGTAGAGAAAGTGATGGATTCAGAAAATAAAAATGGAGCTGTAATAGTTGCTGATGTGAAAAGTGGAGATATTTTAGCTATGGTTAGCAGACCTAATTTTAATCAAGATAATGTTGCAAAATACTTTAATAGTAGCAATATGGAATTATATAATAAAGCAATACAAGTATCTTATCCTCCTGGTTCTCTATTTAAAATAATAGTACTTGCAGCAGCATTACAAAGTGGAAAGATTGATTTAAATAAAAAATATTTTTGCAAGGGTTATGAAGAAGTAGGCAATATCAAAATAGCTTGCCATTCATATAAAGAAGGTGGGCATGGGGAACTAAATTTAGAAGAAGCATTTTACAAATCGTGCAACTCTGTTTTTATTCAAATAGGAAAGACAGTAGGAGCTAAAAAGATAATTCAGACTGCAAGAAAATTTGGTTTCGGAGAGTTAGTTGATGTTGGACTTTTAGAAGAAGTAAAGGGCAATTTACCAGGAGGTGATGACATACTTGGACCGGCAATAGGAAATATATCAATAGGACAAGGGAGTATTGAAGTCACTCCACTTCAGATAACTAATATGATTATTACAATAGCTAATAATGGCATTATGAAAGATATGTCTATTGTAGATAGTTTAGTAACTGAGAATGGATATATTATAAAAAAAATGAAAAGGAATAAACCAAAAAGAGTTTTAGAACCTTACTACGCAAAACTCATACAGGAGTATATGGAAAAGGTGGTTACTTTAGGCACAGCTAAAAATATTTCGATGGATGAAATTGGAGGTGCTGCAGGTAAAACGGGTTCAGCTCAAGCTGTTTATAATAAAAAGAAAACTATACATGCCTGGTTTGCTGGTTATTTTCCAAAAAAGAATCCTAAATATGCAATTACTGTTTTAATAGAAAACGGTATTTCAGGAGGAAAAACTGCAGCTCCAATATTTGAAAAAATAGCTAAGGAAATACAAAAAATTGAATAG
- the sigK gene encoding RNA polymerase sporulation sigma factor SigK, whose product MFTTLLAVLGVLLKPVALYVGYITNTNSFPNPLSPEEEDKYLRLYEQGDEKAKNILIERNLRLVAHIVKKYHNTGKEIDDLISIGTIGLIKAITTFDRKKGTRLATYAAKCIDNEILMCIRSSKKIKSEVSLQDPIGMDKEGNEISLIDILGTDPDEVVDKVDLKMQVNKLYKKMDKILKARERKIIELRYGLLNGCCKTQREIAKMLGISRSYVSRIEKRAIKKLSRAFNYNE is encoded by the coding sequence ATGTTTACGACTTTATTGGCCGTTTTAGGAGTACTTCTTAAACCAGTTGCTTTATATGTTGGTTATATAACTAATACAAATTCTTTTCCGAATCCTTTAAGTCCTGAAGAAGAAGACAAGTATTTGAGATTATACGAACAAGGTGATGAGAAAGCTAAGAATATTTTGATAGAGAGAAATTTAAGATTAGTTGCTCATATAGTAAAAAAATATCATAATACAGGTAAGGAAATTGATGATTTAATATCGATAGGAACAATAGGTTTAATAAAAGCAATTACTACATTTGATAGAAAAAAAGGAACAAGATTAGCAACATATGCTGCAAAATGTATAGATAATGAAATATTGATGTGCATACGTTCATCAAAGAAAATTAAATCTGAGGTTTCGCTGCAAGATCCTATAGGAATGGATAAAGAAGGTAATGAAATTTCATTAATAGATATATTAGGTACTGATCCTGATGAAGTTGTTGATAAAGTAGATTTAAAAATGCAGGTAAATAAGCTTTATAAGAAAATGGATAAAATATTGAAAGCTAGAGAACGAAAAATTATTGAGTTAAGATATGGCTTATTAAATGGATGTTGTAAAACTCAAAGAGAAATTGCAAAAATGCTAGGGATATCAAGGTCATATGTATCAAGAATAGAAAAAAGAGCAATAAAAAAATTAAGTAGAGCATTTAATTATAATGAATAA
- a CDS encoding SDR family oxidoreductase codes for MKYIYGKVALIVGASSGMGKACAEYLKNHGYIVYGTSRKAIFPDLLPENREGTIQMIPLDVTQEKSIKEAIDYIVKNEGQINILLNCAGYALGGAVEDISNDEAHEIFDTNFFGMMSVIRHVLPIMRKQNKGLIVNISSVAGFIALPFQSMYSATKYAVEAMTECLRMEVKPFGIKVSMIDPGDIRTNFTSSRKTAKAALINPAYKERHKKAVETMIRDELNGPGPEIVVKAFSKILNSKNPPIRIVVGIKYKCVALLKRILPAKVVEYVLEKIY; via the coding sequence GTGAAATACATATATGGAAAAGTTGCACTTATAGTGGGGGCTTCTTCAGGTATGGGTAAAGCATGTGCTGAATATTTAAAAAATCATGGGTATATAGTTTATGGTACTTCTAGAAAAGCTATATTCCCTGATTTACTTCCTGAAAATAGAGAAGGAACAATCCAAATGATACCTTTAGATGTAACACAAGAAAAATCTATTAAAGAAGCTATAGATTACATAGTAAAAAATGAAGGACAAATAAACATACTTCTTAACTGTGCAGGCTACGCTCTAGGTGGTGCTGTCGAGGATATATCTAACGACGAAGCACATGAAATATTTGATACAAATTTTTTTGGAATGATGTCAGTTATAAGACATGTATTACCTATAATGAGAAAGCAAAATAAAGGTCTAATTGTAAATATAAGTTCTGTAGCAGGGTTTATTGCACTTCCTTTTCAATCTATGTATAGTGCAACTAAATATGCAGTAGAAGCAATGACCGAATGTCTTCGTATGGAAGTTAAACCTTTTGGTATTAAAGTTTCTATGATTGATCCAGGTGACATAAGAACAAATTTTACTTCTTCAAGAAAAACAGCCAAAGCTGCTTTAATTAATCCAGCATATAAAGAAAGACATAAAAAAGCTGTTGAAACTATGATAAGAGATGAATTAAATGGTCCAGGTCCAGAAATCGTAGTAAAAGCATTTTCAAAAATCTTAAATAGCAAAAATCCACCTATTAGAATTGTTGTTGGAATCAAATATAAATGTGTAGCATTGCTGAAACGAATCTTACCTGCAAAAGTAGTTGAATATGTTTTAGAAAAAATTTATTAG
- a CDS encoding aminotransferase class I/II-fold pyridoxal phosphate-dependent enzyme, translating to MSVVEEKISKKVDSSYLSLADFYDIPDKDIMGRAREFKLFQEDMYNKRHLNYRRISLTGSGPVMKIIDPYTGEEREMIYLASNDYLNLTKHPKVVEAGKKALLKYGAGAGSVPLLGGTLDLHIELEKKVAKFKGCEAAILYTSGFGSNAGTLLSLLGEKDIAILDLYVHASIIDGCKNTNVKFFKHNDMNSLEKVLKRVKDKYRTKLVIVDGVYSMDGDIARLDQIVEIAHTYGAYVMVDEAHATGVIGENGRGTPEYFHIEGKVDIVAGTFSKALGGVGGFIASNKELIELLHYYSRTYMFSTAPTPQVTGSLIAALDVIENEPSLRENLWKNIRYMRKSLLDLGFDIGNAETAIFPIIIGDDYKVKEMCRMCHEAGIYVNPVLYPAVPKRLARLRISIMAQHTKEQLDYTLDVLETAGKKLEII from the coding sequence ATGAGTGTAGTTGAAGAAAAAATAAGTAAGAAAGTAGATTCATCTTATTTAAGTTTAGCTGATTTTTATGACATACCAGATAAAGATATTATGGGGAGAGCTAGAGAGTTTAAGTTATTTCAGGAGGATATGTATAATAAAAGGCACTTAAACTATAGAAGAATATCATTAACTGGTTCGGGACCAGTGATGAAAATTATCGATCCATATACTGGCGAAGAAAGAGAAATGATATATTTAGCTTCAAATGATTATTTAAATTTAACAAAACATCCTAAAGTAGTTGAAGCGGGTAAGAAAGCGTTATTAAAATATGGAGCAGGTGCTGGAAGTGTACCATTATTAGGAGGAACTTTAGATTTACATATTGAACTTGAAAAAAAGGTAGCTAAATTTAAAGGTTGTGAAGCAGCTATACTTTATACTTCTGGTTTTGGTTCAAATGCAGGTACATTATTGTCCTTATTAGGAGAGAAGGATATTGCAATATTAGATTTGTATGTGCATGCAAGTATTATAGATGGTTGTAAGAATACTAATGTAAAATTCTTTAAACATAATGATATGAATTCACTTGAAAAGGTATTAAAACGAGTTAAAGATAAATATAGAACAAAGTTAGTAATAGTAGATGGTGTTTATTCTATGGACGGAGATATAGCACGTTTAGATCAAATTGTCGAAATTGCTCATACTTATGGTGCATATGTGATGGTTGATGAAGCTCATGCAACGGGTGTTATAGGTGAAAATGGTAGAGGTACTCCTGAATATTTTCATATAGAAGGTAAAGTGGATATAGTAGCAGGAACTTTTAGTAAGGCTTTAGGTGGTGTAGGTGGTTTTATTGCTAGTAATAAAGAATTAATTGAATTACTACATTATTATTCAAGAACTTATATGTTTTCAACAGCTCCTACACCTCAAGTAACAGGGTCATTAATAGCTGCTTTAGATGTAATTGAAAACGAACCATCTCTTAGAGAAAATTTGTGGAAAAATATCAGGTATATGAGAAAAAGTCTATTAGATTTAGGTTTTGATATTGGTAATGCCGAAACTGCTATATTTCCAATTATCATAGGAGATGACTACAAAGTAAAAGAAATGTGTAGAATGTGTCATGAGGCTGGAATATATGTAAATCCAGTTTTATATCCAGCAGTTCCTAAAAGGCTTGCAAGATTGAGAATAAGTATTATGGCTCAACATACAAAAGAACAATTAGATTATACTTTAGATGTATTAGAAACAGCAGGTAAGAAATTAGAAATAATTTAA
- a CDS encoding YqeG family HAD IIIA-type phosphatase, with product MSKLLPDLYVNTIFDIDLKTLKAKGIDSIIVDIDNTLVSWETEYASEEVVDWFKRIKELGFKCCIISNNTKDRVVKFNRNLEVYAIHRAVKPRKKPFLKAIKLMNTKPSKTVVIGDQIFTDILGGNRLGAYTILVVPISKKEFFWTRIIRKLERRILRKIEKVS from the coding sequence ATGAGTAAGCTTTTACCAGACTTATATGTAAATACTATATTTGATATTGATTTAAAAACATTAAAAGCTAAAGGTATTGATTCAATTATAGTCGATATCGATAATACTCTTGTGTCATGGGAGACTGAATATGCATCAGAGGAAGTAGTTGATTGGTTTAAAAGAATAAAAGAACTAGGTTTCAAATGCTGCATTATTTCAAACAATACTAAAGATAGAGTTGTTAAATTTAATAGAAATTTAGAAGTTTATGCAATTCACAGAGCTGTTAAACCAAGAAAAAAACCATTTTTGAAAGCGATAAAACTGATGAATACCAAACCTAGTAAAACAGTTGTTATTGGAGACCAAATTTTTACTGATATTTTAGGGGGAAATAGATTAGGAGCTTATACAATTTTAGTAGTACCGATTAGCAAGAAGGAATTTTTTTGGACTAGAATTATTCGCAAGTTAGAGAGAAGAATCTTAAGGAAAATTGAGAAGGTGAGTTGA